The Corynebacterium confusum genome has a window encoding:
- a CDS encoding metallophosphoesterase family protein has product MPRTLWAVADLHAAVKANTPHIDGLAPNNPHDWLIVAGDVAERSELVLRVLRQLKSRFAEVIWVPGNHELFSRSGDRYRGREKYDELVAGCRDLGIYTPEDPYPVFAGHTVAGLFTLYDYSFRRPGVSVEEALAAAREAQLVMTDDFAIAPFVDIRAWCWDRLAYTIKRLSRISGPTVLVNHWPLVQEPTLRLGIPEISLWCGTRHTRSWAKRYDASAVIYGHLHMPGTTVVDGVKHHEVSLGYPRQWRQWGAEHRQTWPYPVLREEE; this is encoded by the coding sequence GTGCCACGCACCCTGTGGGCGGTCGCGGACCTGCACGCCGCCGTGAAGGCGAACACGCCGCACATCGACGGCTTGGCGCCGAACAACCCCCACGACTGGCTCATCGTCGCCGGCGACGTCGCGGAGCGCAGCGAGCTCGTGCTGCGGGTGCTGCGGCAGCTAAAATCCCGCTTCGCCGAGGTCATCTGGGTCCCCGGCAACCACGAGCTGTTCAGCCGGTCGGGGGATCGCTACCGCGGCCGCGAAAAATACGACGAGCTCGTCGCCGGCTGCCGGGACCTAGGCATCTACACCCCGGAGGACCCGTACCCGGTCTTCGCCGGGCACACGGTGGCCGGCCTGTTCACTCTCTACGACTACAGCTTCCGTCGTCCCGGCGTCAGCGTGGAGGAGGCCTTGGCCGCCGCGCGGGAGGCGCAGCTGGTGATGACGGACGACTTCGCCATCGCGCCTTTCGTGGACATCCGTGCCTGGTGCTGGGACCGGCTGGCCTATACCATCAAGCGCCTGTCCCGGATTTCCGGCCCGACGGTGCTGGTCAACCACTGGCCGCTGGTCCAGGAGCCGACGCTGCGGCTGGGGATCCCGGAGATCAGCCTGTGGTGCGGCACGCGCCATACCCGCTCCTGGGCTAAGCGCTACGACGCCAGCGCCGTCATTTACGGCCATCTGCATATGCCGGGCACGACCGTGGTCGATGGCGTGAAGCACCACGAGGTTTCCCTGGGCTACCCGCGCCAGTGGCGCCAGTGGGGAGCCGAACACCGGCAAACCTGGCCCTACCCGGTCTTGCGGGAGGAGGAGTGA
- a CDS encoding MATE family efflux transporter — translation MTKDENSADTSLAGTTAVDASGEPTGGKAPEVTLRRILGLALPALGVLAAMPLYLLFDTAVVGRLGAEDLAALGAAAAVQSVVTTQLTFLSYGTTARGARLYGAGKRAEAVAEGIQATWVALGVGTALAVLMWLFAEQITWWMTGNADTAARAAQWLHIAALAIPITLVVMAGNGWMRGVQNTRKPLVFTLAGVIPGAICVPIFVHLWGLPGSAAANVLGMGIVATLFLIELARQHGGSWKVRPRVIGRQLVLGRDLILRSLSFQVAFLSAAAVAGRFGTASLAAHQVMLQLWNFLTLVLDSLAIAAQTLIGAALGAGSAQAARRTGGRIMHYSAGFAAALAAIFALGAGVIPRIFTNSDAVIEAMRGPWWVMVAMVVAGGILFAFDGVLLGAGDAAYLRNITIGSVLVGFLPGIWLAYAADGGLLGIWLGLGAFIALRTIAVVYRFYSMRWAVVEPRAVAEAE, via the coding sequence ATGACTAAAGACGAAAACTCTGCCGATACCAGCCTAGCTGGTACGACTGCCGTTGATGCCAGCGGCGAACCGACCGGCGGGAAGGCCCCGGAGGTTACTCTGCGGCGCATCCTGGGGCTCGCACTTCCCGCGCTGGGCGTGCTGGCCGCGATGCCGCTCTACCTCCTGTTTGATACCGCCGTCGTCGGCCGTTTGGGTGCCGAGGATTTGGCGGCGCTGGGCGCAGCCGCCGCGGTGCAGTCGGTAGTGACCACGCAGCTGACGTTTTTGTCTTATGGCACCACGGCCCGCGGCGCGCGCCTGTACGGGGCGGGCAAGCGCGCGGAGGCCGTCGCCGAAGGTATCCAGGCCACCTGGGTGGCCCTCGGCGTGGGTACGGCGCTGGCGGTTCTCATGTGGCTTTTTGCCGAGCAGATCACGTGGTGGATGACCGGCAACGCCGACACCGCCGCGCGGGCGGCCCAGTGGCTTCACATCGCGGCTCTGGCCATCCCCATCACCCTGGTGGTCATGGCCGGCAACGGCTGGATGCGCGGCGTGCAAAACACCCGCAAACCCCTGGTCTTTACCCTGGCCGGGGTCATCCCCGGGGCTATCTGCGTGCCCATCTTCGTCCACCTCTGGGGCCTGCCGGGCTCCGCGGCGGCCAACGTGCTGGGCATGGGGATCGTAGCCACGCTCTTTCTCATCGAGCTGGCCCGGCAGCACGGCGGGTCCTGGAAGGTCCGCCCGCGGGTCATCGGCCGCCAGCTGGTGCTGGGCCGGGACCTCATCCTGCGCTCGTTGAGCTTCCAGGTCGCCTTTCTGTCCGCGGCCGCCGTGGCGGGCCGCTTCGGCACGGCCTCCCTGGCCGCGCACCAGGTCATGCTGCAGCTGTGGAACTTCCTGACGCTCGTGTTGGATTCTCTGGCGATCGCGGCGCAGACCCTCATCGGCGCGGCCCTGGGCGCCGGTTCGGCGCAGGCCGCCCGCCGCACGGGCGGGCGCATCATGCACTATTCGGCCGGCTTCGCCGCGGCACTCGCCGCGATTTTTGCGCTGGGCGCCGGGGTCATCCCGCGGATCTTTACCAATTCCGACGCGGTGATTGAGGCCATGCGCGGGCCCTGGTGGGTCATGGTGGCGATGGTGGTCGCCGGCGGCATCCTCTTCGCCTTCGACGGTGTGTTGCTGGGCGCGGGCGACGCCGCTTACCTGCGCAATATCACCATCGGTTCGGTCCTGGTGGGCTTTTTGCCCGGCATCTGGTTGGCCTATGCCGCGGACGGGGGGCTGCTGGGGATTTGGTTGGGCCTCGGAGCGTTTATCGCCTTGCGTACAATCGCGGTGGTATACCGTTTCTACTCCATGCGCTGGGCAGTCGTCGAACCCCGCGCGGTGGCGGAGGCGGAATAG
- a CDS encoding DHH family phosphoesterase gives MLEQDYERVVAVMRAARSVCIITHLRPDADAVGSACALNMALRQFDKTTRVVIGQRREISRNLLTIPGAEAVELVDDLPDGYDLYVTVDCGSLDRTGSLAQAVEGQAAAGRVVCIDHHYSNPGFGSVNLVDCDCESTTVALTQILDMLDVQMDKDIAHALYAGLVTDTGSFRWGRPAMHEYAARLMHYGLDTKQIAVELLDSTTASDLQMLGRVLAGVQVVEAGSHTLGVLVGRLADIGDHSDAAVESLVEFVRALDGTDIGVVFKEQAPGVFATSLRSSVVDCSSIALRFGGGGHVPAAGYTAHGTPEEITEKLVEVVRTY, from the coding sequence GTGCTCGAACAGGACTATGAGCGGGTAGTGGCGGTGATGCGCGCGGCGAGAAGCGTGTGCATCATCACCCACCTGCGACCGGATGCCGACGCGGTGGGATCGGCCTGCGCGTTGAATATGGCGCTGCGGCAGTTCGACAAAACCACCCGCGTCGTCATCGGGCAGCGCCGGGAGATCTCCCGCAACCTGCTCACCATCCCCGGCGCGGAGGCCGTCGAGCTCGTTGACGACCTGCCGGACGGCTATGACCTGTACGTTACCGTGGACTGCGGCTCGCTGGATCGCACCGGCTCGCTGGCCCAGGCGGTGGAGGGGCAGGCGGCGGCCGGGCGGGTGGTCTGCATCGATCACCACTACTCGAACCCCGGCTTCGGCTCGGTCAACCTGGTGGACTGCGATTGTGAGTCCACCACCGTGGCCCTGACGCAGATCCTCGACATGCTCGATGTGCAGATGGACAAGGACATCGCGCACGCGCTCTACGCCGGGCTGGTCACGGACACCGGTAGCTTTAGGTGGGGCCGTCCGGCCATGCACGAATACGCCGCGCGCCTGATGCACTACGGGCTCGATACCAAACAGATCGCGGTGGAACTGCTCGATAGCACCACCGCTTCCGATCTGCAGATGCTCGGCCGGGTCCTCGCTGGCGTGCAGGTAGTGGAGGCCGGCTCCCACACGCTCGGCGTGCTGGTCGGCCGCCTGGCCGATATCGGGGACCACTCCGATGCCGCCGTTGAGTCCCTGGTGGAGTTCGTCCGCGCCCTGGACGGCACGGATATCGGCGTCGTGTTCAAGGAGCAGGCGCCGGGGGTCTTTGCGACTTCGCTGCGGTCCTCGGTCGTGGACTGCTCGTCTATCGCCCTGCGCTTCGGCGGCGGCGGGCACGTCCCGGCCGCCGGCTACACCGCCCACGGCACCCCGGAAGAAATCACTGAGAAATTAGTGGAAGTTGTACGAACGTATTAA
- the rbfA gene encoding 30S ribosome-binding factor RbfA encodes MADHARAGRMAKRIQAIVANALEHNIKDRRVELVTVTDTRVTGDLHDATVYYTVRGRDIDDEPDFDAAAEALHRARGQLRKLVGDQLGVRFTPTLSFEVDTVPESSAHMEQLLEKARARDAELAKLKENAQPAGEANPYKEKESE; translated from the coding sequence ATGGCAGACCACGCACGCGCGGGTCGCATGGCGAAGAGGATTCAGGCAATTGTTGCTAACGCCCTTGAACACAACATCAAGGACCGCCGCGTGGAGCTGGTGACGGTCACCGACACCCGCGTGACCGGGGATCTGCACGACGCGACGGTCTACTACACGGTCCGCGGCCGCGACATCGACGACGAGCCGGACTTCGACGCCGCCGCGGAGGCCCTGCACCGCGCCCGCGGGCAGCTGCGCAAGCTGGTCGGCGACCAGCTGGGCGTACGGTTTACGCCGACGCTGAGCTTTGAGGTCGACACCGTGCCGGAGTCGTCCGCGCACATGGAGCAGCTGCTGGAAAAGGCGCGCGCCCGCGACGCCGAGCTGGCGAAGCTGAAGGAAAACGCCCAGCCGGCCGGCGAGGCAAACCCGTATAAGGAGAAGGAAAGCGAGTAA
- the infB gene encoding translation initiation factor IF-2 has protein sequence MAGKLRVHELAKQLGVTSKELLATLKEQGEFVKTASSTIEPPVVKKMRAHYEAQGGGDNAAEQKSANQSKPKPGAGKAAPKPGSNKSAAPKSGAGKSAPKPGAGQAAPKPGAPKPGSGKAAAPKPGQEAPKPGAGKAAPKPGQGRGDNKSRGGERPTPGNAMPRPMPKPGGTRRVANNPFSTGGSSEPRGGGKGGPRPGGTKGPRSGGNKPGQGRGDNKPRGGQSSGGQGGGRRPTPAMMPSHPNPASMPSKSANGGGGGRGGRGRGGGPGRGPGGFRGGRGGRRGGTAGAFGRPGGAPRKGKKSKRQKRHEFEEQQKHVVGGVRLPDGGGKTVRLRRGASLADFAEKIGADPAALVQALFNLGEMVTATASVSEETLQLLGAEINYKVEVVSPEDEDRELLESFDLQFGEDEGSEEDLAKRPPVVTVMGHVDHGKTRLLDTIRKTNEREGEAGGITQGIGAYQVDVEVDGGDRAITFLDTPGHEAFTAMRARGAKSTDLAILVVAADDGVMPQTIEAINHAKAADIPVVVAVNKIDKPEAQPDKIRGQLTEYGLVPEEYGGDTMFVDISAKGGQNIEELLEAVVLTADAALELTANPDMDAQGVAIEAYLDRGRGPVATVIVQRGTLRIGDSIVVGDSFGRVRRMLDEFGNDVEEAGPSRPVQVQGLNGVPGAGDNLLVVEDDRVARQIAAQRDARKRSAMQAKARKRVSLEDLDAVLKETSTLNLILKGDNAGSVEALEDALLDIKVDDEVQLNVIDRGVGAVTQTNVTLAAASDAVIIAFNVRAEGKATNEANQEGVDIRYYTVIYRAIEDVEKALKGMLKPIYEERETGAAEIRALFKSSAVGTIAGCMVTEGQVKRNGKVRIVRDGNVIASDARIESLRHEKDDANEINAGYECGMVLSFPDIQVGDQIQAFEEVEVPRD, from the coding sequence GTGGCCGGAAAGCTACGTGTTCACGAGCTGGCTAAACAGCTCGGTGTAACCAGCAAGGAACTGCTCGCAACCCTGAAGGAACAAGGCGAGTTCGTTAAGACCGCCTCGTCCACCATCGAACCGCCGGTGGTCAAGAAGATGCGCGCCCACTATGAGGCGCAGGGCGGCGGCGACAACGCCGCCGAGCAGAAGTCCGCCAACCAATCCAAGCCCAAGCCGGGTGCCGGCAAGGCTGCCCCGAAGCCGGGCTCGAACAAGTCTGCCGCGCCGAAGTCGGGCGCCGGTAAGTCCGCTCCGAAGCCGGGCGCTGGCCAGGCTGCCCCCAAGCCGGGCGCGCCTAAGCCGGGCTCCGGCAAGGCGGCTGCCCCGAAGCCGGGCCAGGAAGCCCCGAAGCCGGGTGCAGGCAAGGCTGCCCCGAAGCCGGGCCAGGGCCGTGGCGACAACAAGTCGCGCGGCGGCGAGCGCCCGACCCCGGGCAACGCTATGCCGCGCCCGATGCCGAAGCCGGGTGGCACCCGCCGGGTGGCCAACAACCCGTTTTCCACTGGCGGCTCCAGCGAGCCGCGCGGTGGCGGCAAGGGTGGCCCGCGTCCGGGCGGGACCAAGGGGCCGCGTTCCGGCGGCAACAAGCCGGGCCAGGGCCGCGGTGACAACAAGCCGCGCGGCGGTCAGTCCTCCGGCGGTCAGGGCGGCGGTCGCCGTCCTACCCCGGCGATGATGCCGTCGCACCCGAACCCCGCCTCCATGCCGTCCAAGTCCGCCAATGGCGGCGGTGGCGGCCGGGGTGGTCGCGGCCGCGGTGGCGGACCGGGCCGCGGTCCGGGTGGCTTCCGCGGTGGACGCGGCGGCCGTCGCGGCGGTACCGCCGGCGCATTCGGCCGTCCGGGCGGCGCACCCCGCAAGGGCAAGAAGTCGAAGCGTCAGAAGCGGCATGAGTTTGAGGAGCAGCAGAAGCACGTCGTCGGCGGCGTTCGCCTGCCCGACGGCGGCGGCAAGACCGTGCGTCTGCGCCGTGGTGCTTCGCTGGCGGACTTCGCCGAGAAGATCGGCGCGGATCCGGCCGCCCTGGTCCAGGCGCTGTTCAACCTGGGCGAGATGGTGACCGCTACCGCCTCCGTCTCGGAGGAGACCCTGCAGCTGCTGGGTGCCGAGATTAACTACAAGGTCGAGGTCGTCTCCCCGGAGGACGAGGACCGCGAGCTGCTCGAGTCCTTCGACCTGCAGTTCGGTGAGGACGAGGGCAGCGAGGAAGACCTCGCTAAGCGCCCGCCAGTGGTTACCGTCATGGGCCACGTCGACCACGGTAAGACCCGCCTGTTGGACACCATCCGTAAGACCAACGAGCGCGAGGGCGAGGCCGGCGGTATTACCCAGGGCATCGGCGCCTACCAGGTGGACGTGGAGGTCGACGGCGGCGATCGCGCCATCACCTTCCTGGATACCCCGGGCCACGAGGCGTTTACCGCCATGCGTGCCCGCGGTGCCAAGTCCACGGACCTGGCCATCCTGGTCGTGGCCGCTGACGACGGCGTCATGCCGCAGACCATTGAGGCCATCAACCACGCCAAGGCCGCGGACATCCCGGTCGTGGTCGCGGTGAACAAGATCGATAAGCCGGAGGCTCAGCCGGACAAGATCCGTGGCCAGCTCACCGAGTACGGCCTGGTTCCGGAAGAGTACGGCGGCGACACCATGTTCGTGGACATCTCCGCCAAGGGGGGCCAGAACATCGAGGAGCTGCTGGAGGCGGTCGTCCTGACCGCGGACGCGGCCCTCGAGCTGACCGCCAACCCGGACATGGACGCCCAGGGAGTGGCCATCGAGGCCTACCTGGACCGCGGCCGCGGCCCGGTGGCTACGGTCATCGTCCAGCGCGGTACGCTGCGCATCGGCGACTCCATCGTCGTGGGCGACTCCTTCGGTCGCGTGCGCCGTATGCTCGACGAGTTCGGCAACGACGTGGAAGAGGCGGGCCCGTCCCGCCCGGTCCAGGTCCAGGGCCTCAACGGTGTCCCGGGCGCCGGCGACAACCTGCTGGTGGTCGAAGACGACCGCGTGGCCCGCCAGATCGCGGCCCAGCGTGACGCCCGCAAGCGTTCCGCTATGCAGGCCAAGGCCCGCAAGCGCGTCTCCCTGGAGGATCTGGACGCGGTGCTGAAGGAGACTTCGACGCTGAACCTCATCCTCAAGGGCGACAACGCCGGTTCGGTCGAGGCTCTGGAAGACGCCCTGCTGGACATCAAGGTCGACGACGAGGTTCAGCTCAATGTCATCGACCGCGGTGTCGGTGCGGTCACCCAGACCAACGTCACCCTGGCAGCCGCCTCCGACGCCGTCATCATCGCCTTCAACGTGCGCGCTGAGGGCAAGGCGACCAACGAGGCCAACCAGGAGGGCGTGGATATCCGCTACTACACGGTTATCTACCGCGCCATCGAGGACGTGGAGAAGGCCCTCAAGGGCATGCTCAAGCCCATCTACGAGGAGCGCGAGACCGGCGCGGCCGAAATCCGTGCGCTATTCAAGTCCTCCGCCGTGGGCACCATCGCTGGCTGTATGGTCACCGAGGGCCAGGTCAAGCGCAACGGCAAGGTGCGCATCGTGCGCGATGGCAACGTCATCGCCAGTGATGCCCGCATCGAGTCGCTGCGGCACGAGAAGGACGACGCGAACGAGATCAACGCCGGCTACGAGTGCGGTATGGTCCTGTCCTTCCCGGACATCCAGGTCGGCGACCAGATCCAGGCCTTCGAAGAGGTCGAGGTCCCGCGCGACTAG
- a CDS encoding YlxR family protein, which yields MRANRARPIRLRTCIAHRTTHPDSELLRVVATTAPDGTVIAVPDPQRSYPGRGAWIQPTLAAYELAEKRRAFGRALRVSAAVDTGQIRKYLEAKAAKEPHAAAGNGRGEDPEIVRKTEH from the coding sequence GTGCGAGCTAATCGGGCCCGGCCCATCCGGCTTCGCACTTGTATCGCCCACCGAACGACGCATCCTGACTCGGAATTGCTGCGCGTGGTGGCAACCACCGCACCAGACGGCACGGTCATCGCCGTGCCTGATCCGCAGCGTTCATATCCGGGGAGGGGAGCGTGGATCCAGCCCACCCTGGCTGCCTACGAGCTAGCGGAGAAAAGGCGCGCCTTCGGGCGGGCTCTTCGCGTGTCTGCAGCTGTGGACACAGGTCAGATTCGAAAGTACTTGGAGGCCAAAGCCGCCAAGGAACCTCATGCCGCGGCCGGCAACGGCCGCGGGGAAGACCCTGAGATTGTAAGGAAGACCGAACACTGA
- the nusA gene encoding transcription termination factor NusA, with the protein MNIDLAALRAIEKEREVPVSELLRSIAGALLSSYLDYRGGSAGDNAKARVDIDSETGAVAVIVSELDPETGELATEYDDTPENFGRVGARAVREAIYGRLRMAEADRTFDSYSHIQGTVVSGIVEREATLNARGIIVVQLGTEAEPQDGILLPAEQIPGEKLEHGDRVKAYVVGVSRNGNNVQINLSRTHPELVRGLFELEVPEVADKVVEILAIAREAGHRSKVSVRGTVKGLNAKGACIGPRGQRVNNIMRELGGEKIDIIDYHDSPEVYVGNALAPSKVVRVEVLDPDAQVARVTVPDYQLSLAIGKEGQNARLAARLTGWKIDIHSDADAAAHE; encoded by the coding sequence GTGAATATTGATCTGGCGGCACTGCGAGCTATCGAAAAAGAACGCGAGGTTCCGGTATCTGAACTGCTGCGCTCCATCGCGGGCGCCCTGCTGAGCTCCTACCTGGACTACCGCGGCGGCTCGGCCGGGGACAACGCTAAGGCCCGCGTGGACATCGACTCGGAGACCGGCGCGGTCGCCGTCATCGTCAGCGAGCTGGACCCGGAGACGGGGGAACTGGCCACCGAATACGATGACACGCCGGAAAACTTCGGCCGCGTCGGCGCCCGGGCGGTCCGCGAGGCCATCTACGGCCGCCTGCGCATGGCCGAGGCCGATCGCACTTTCGATTCCTACTCTCACATCCAGGGCACCGTGGTCTCCGGCATCGTCGAGCGCGAAGCCACGCTGAACGCCCGCGGCATCATCGTCGTTCAGCTGGGCACCGAGGCCGAGCCCCAGGACGGCATCCTGCTGCCCGCCGAGCAGATCCCGGGCGAGAAGCTGGAGCACGGCGACCGTGTAAAGGCCTACGTCGTAGGGGTCAGCCGCAACGGCAACAATGTCCAGATCAACCTCTCGCGCACCCACCCGGAGCTGGTCCGCGGGCTCTTCGAGCTCGAGGTCCCGGAGGTCGCCGATAAGGTCGTGGAGATCCTGGCGATCGCCCGCGAGGCTGGTCACCGCTCGAAGGTCTCCGTGCGCGGCACCGTCAAGGGGCTCAACGCCAAGGGCGCCTGCATCGGCCCCCGCGGTCAGCGCGTGAACAACATCATGCGCGAGCTCGGTGGCGAGAAGATCGACATCATCGACTACCACGATTCCCCGGAGGTCTACGTCGGCAACGCCCTGGCCCCGTCCAAGGTGGTGCGCGTCGAGGTGCTCGACCCAGACGCTCAGGTCGCCCGCGTGACCGTGCCGGACTACCAGCTGTCCCTGGCCATCGGTAAGGAAGGCCAAAACGCCCGCCTGGCCGCGCGCCTGACCGGCTGGAAGATTGACATCCATTCGGACGCGGACGCCGCCGCCCACGAATAG
- the rimP gene encoding ribosome maturation factor RimP, producing MAFPDSATLTDFVQPLIQDRGLDVEDIKTTRAGKKSQVIIRVDGDKRPTSDVLEEVSELISQRFDAAEDAGELNFGAGYTLEVSTPGVDLPLTAPRHFRRNQGRQVAVELADAPGQRTVWRMGALNADNTEVIVVRTVKKDLQVEILRLANIARAVVEIEFAQPSAAELEIAREDFEHAAERVSA from the coding sequence ATGGCTTTCCCAGACTCGGCAACATTGACTGATTTCGTGCAACCGCTCATCCAGGACCGCGGCCTCGACGTCGAAGACATCAAGACCACGCGGGCGGGCAAGAAATCCCAGGTAATCATCCGCGTGGACGGGGATAAGCGGCCGACCTCGGACGTGCTGGAGGAGGTCTCGGAACTCATCTCCCAGCGCTTTGATGCCGCCGAGGACGCCGGCGAGCTCAACTTCGGCGCCGGTTACACCCTGGAGGTCTCCACCCCGGGCGTGGACCTGCCGCTTACTGCCCCGCGGCACTTCCGCCGCAACCAGGGCCGCCAGGTGGCCGTCGAGCTGGCCGATGCCCCGGGCCAGCGCACGGTCTGGCGGATGGGGGCGCTCAACGCGGATAACACCGAGGTCATTGTGGTCCGCACCGTCAAGAAAGACCTCCAGGTGGAGATCCTGCGATTGGCTAATATCGCCCGGGCAGTGGTAGAAATTGAATTCGCGCAACCTTCAGCCGCCGAGCTGGAAATCGCGCGCGAAGATTTTGAACATGCGGCCGAGCGCGTCTCGGCCTAA
- a CDS encoding DUF4439 domain-containing protein encodes MNRRKLATPAVAVIALVPATTACQPVVDYFGPRPDAALVELAQAAEADAQALHTADPENADMRQGQADALYAEVARLCGTQDGKVPESCEVENAAGDTADGQTATGEGAEDSAAVLTRARDAVLDQLTSVTAESRPLVTDQAIDLSAAVNSLAADAGANEDSESDPASVLAVDALVPEQADTARELLDWEYQQSFGLDFARAFAEPWLVPIIDARLDTHAHLTAQLQQALAATGDVPQPAAGYEPARLELPSDAASAEQFVRSLRKSNAETWRAAATDEAARLSGKSASTEWRDWLIAVAARS; translated from the coding sequence GTGAATCGCCGAAAGCTTGCTACCCCTGCCGTTGCCGTTATCGCGCTCGTGCCCGCCACGACCGCCTGCCAACCCGTGGTGGACTATTTCGGTCCCCGCCCGGACGCGGCCCTGGTCGAACTGGCCCAGGCCGCGGAAGCAGATGCCCAGGCCTTGCATACCGCCGATCCCGAAAACGCGGATATGCGCCAGGGCCAGGCCGACGCCCTCTACGCGGAGGTCGCCCGCCTGTGCGGCACCCAGGACGGAAAAGTGCCGGAGTCGTGCGAAGTAGAGAACGCCGCCGGAGACACAGCCGACGGACAAACTGCCACGGGCGAAGGCGCGGAAGACTCCGCGGCCGTGCTCACCCGGGCCCGCGACGCGGTGCTCGACCAGCTCACCTCGGTAACGGCCGAGTCCCGCCCCCTAGTCACGGACCAGGCCATCGATCTCTCGGCCGCCGTCAATAGCCTCGCCGCAGACGCCGGCGCTAACGAGGATTCCGAGTCTGATCCCGCGTCCGTGCTGGCAGTCGATGCCCTGGTCCCGGAGCAGGCCGACACCGCGCGCGAGCTTCTGGACTGGGAATACCAGCAATCCTTCGGCCTGGATTTCGCCCGCGCGTTTGCCGAGCCCTGGCTCGTGCCCATCATCGACGCCCGCCTGGATACCCACGCGCACCTGACCGCCCAGCTCCAGCAGGCGCTGGCGGCCACCGGCGACGTTCCCCAGCCGGCCGCCGGCTACGAGCCGGCCCGGCTGGAGCTGCCGTCGGACGCAGCCAGCGCCGAGCAGTTCGTGCGGTCGCTGCGCAAGTCCAACGCCGAGACCTGGCGCGCTGCCGCCACCGACGAGGCCGCGCGCTTGAGCGGGAAGTCGGCCTCCACCGAGTGGCGCGACTGGCTCATCGCGGTCGCCGCCCGCTCCTAA
- a CDS encoding transglycosylase family protein, giving the protein MFSRKSFLSAAAATAIGVAGLAAPNAGAASPDAWQQVAACESGGDWSINTGNGYYGGLQFNAQTWAAHGGHQYAPQADQATPEQQIAVAENVLATQGPGAWPNCGGPLG; this is encoded by the coding sequence ATGTTTTCCCGGAAGTCTTTCCTGTCCGCCGCAGCCGCTACCGCGATCGGCGTCGCCGGCCTCGCCGCCCCGAACGCCGGCGCCGCTAGCCCCGATGCCTGGCAGCAGGTAGCCGCCTGCGAGTCCGGCGGCGACTGGTCTATCAACACCGGCAACGGGTACTACGGCGGCCTGCAGTTCAACGCCCAGACCTGGGCGGCACACGGCGGCCACCAGTACGCCCCGCAGGCCGACCAGGCCACCCCGGAACAGCAGATCGCCGTGGCGGAAAACGTGCTGGCCACCCAGGGCCCGGGCGCCTGGCCGAACTGCGGTGGCCCGCTAGGCTAG